One segment of Thermosipho africanus Ob7 DNA contains the following:
- a CDS encoding ATP-binding cassette domain-containing protein, translating into MTLELKNVNYIYNYKTVFQKHVLKDINFKINDNEVIFIIGKSGSGKTTLLYLMDFLLKPTFGEIVVDGEDPFTNPHKFRKKIGFAFQFPEKQFFSETVEDEIMFSIKNFEIKNPKERLEEIKDLMNLDDELLKKSPFQLSGGQQRKVAIASAIAHDPELLILDEPTVSLDYKSEKSLIEFLKLWVSKKDKTLIIVTHDLEKFLDFKGKTFEIVDGRLFPVNRGELF; encoded by the coding sequence ATGACGCTTGAATTAAAAAATGTAAATTATATTTATAATTATAAAACAGTATTTCAAAAGCATGTTTTAAAAGATATAAACTTTAAAATTAATGATAATGAAGTTATTTTCATAATTGGGAAATCGGGAAGCGGTAAGACTACTTTGTTATATTTAATGGATTTTCTTTTGAAGCCTACTTTTGGAGAGATAGTTGTTGACGGCGAGGATCCTTTTACAAATCCTCATAAATTTAGGAAAAAAATAGGTTTTGCCTTTCAGTTTCCAGAAAAGCAGTTTTTTTCTGAGACTGTAGAGGATGAAATTATGTTTTCAATAAAAAATTTTGAAATTAAAAATCCAAAAGAAAGATTAGAAGAAATTAAGGATTTAATGAATTTAGATGATGAGTTATTGAAAAAATCTCCATTTCAACTTTCTGGCGGTCAACAAAGAAAAGTTGCAATAGCTAGTGCAATTGCTCATGATCCAGAACTCCTTATATTAGACGAGCCGACAGTAAGTTTAGATTATAAATCTGAAAAGTCGTTGATTGAATTTTTGAAACTTTGGGTCAGTAAAAAAGATAAAACATTGATAATAGTAACACATGATCTTGAAAAATTTTTGGACTTTAAAGGTAAAACTTTTGAAATTGTAGATGGAAGGTTATTTCCTGTAAACAGGGGGGAATTATTTTGA
- a CDS encoding flavin reductase family protein, whose protein sequence is MDALSKIYNSVAVVTMNYNGNLNGITVAWIMRTSIDPKLLAISIGKQRYSYELLKKVNFFGINLLSINQINIAKHFGTISGRNFNKFEGIDFKMSKNKIPILNGVVAYLECEKIGDFESGDHNIFLGKVNFEEIFNNEKVLLYGEHKFWRD, encoded by the coding sequence ATGGATGCTTTGTCAAAAATTTATAACTCTGTAGCAGTTGTAACAATGAATTATAATGGTAATTTAAATGGGATAACTGTAGCCTGGATAATGAGGACTTCTATAGATCCAAAACTTTTAGCAATTTCAATAGGTAAACAGCGATATAGCTATGAACTTTTGAAAAAAGTAAATTTTTTTGGAATAAATTTGCTTAGTATCAATCAGATAAATATTGCAAAACATTTTGGAACTATTTCTGGAAGAAATTTTAACAAATTTGAAGGAATTGATTTTAAAATGAGTAAAAATAAAATTCCTATATTAAATGGTGTAGTTGCATATTTAGAGTGTGAAAAAATTGGAGATTTTGAATCAGGAGATCATAATATATTTTTAGGAAAAGTTAATTTTGAAGAAATTTTTAATAATGAAAAAGTTCTATTGTATGGAGAACATAAATTTTGGAGGGATTAA
- a CDS encoding class I SAM-dependent methyltransferase produces MFEHYYTEKPTSVLKVKIVELKLKNGHVYRFKSPSGVYSFGKIDRATKILIENSRINFGDVLDIGCGYGVIGITLKKENPDINLYMSDINQRAVEFAKINSKDNNIEADIRQGYLYEPWNNMSFDHIISNPPIVAGKQVWMNLIEGAFEKLREGGTLELVAYHNKGGKRIKEYMRSIFGNVEELCKEGGIRVYSSKKL; encoded by the coding sequence ATGTTTGAGCATTACTATACTGAAAAACCAACAAGTGTTTTAAAAGTAAAGATTGTTGAATTAAAACTAAAAAATGGTCATGTATACAGATTTAAAAGCCCGAGTGGTGTATATTCATTTGGAAAGATTGATAGAGCGACAAAAATTTTGATCGAAAATAGTAGAATTAATTTTGGAGATGTATTAGATATTGGCTGTGGTTATGGAGTGATTGGAATAACTCTAAAAAAAGAAAATCCTGACATTAACCTTTATATGAGCGATATAAATCAGCGCGCAGTTGAGTTTGCAAAAATTAATAGTAAAGATAACAATATTGAAGCTGATATCAGACAGGGATATTTATATGAACCGTGGAATAATATGAGTTTTGATCATATAATTTCAAATCCACCAATTGTGGCAGGAAAACAAGTTTGGATGAACTTGATTGAGGGTGCATTTGAAAAGCTTAGAGAGGGTGGTACATTAGAACTTGTTGCATACCATAATAAAGGTGGAAAGAGAATAAAAGAATATATGAGATCGATTTTTGGAAATGTTGAAGAATTGTGTAAAGAAGGAGGAATAAGGGTTTATAGTTCTAAAAAATTATGA
- a CDS encoding type II secretion system F family protein gives MKFAYKAYDKEMKKVRGEIEAYNIQEALSKLKSSGYIVIDVKEASKVKKFNFNIFSIRLKDIVFFTRQLETMVKAGLRLREAIYILSNQEIFSKRFRSILVNIVSELDVGTSLSEAFKKQKVFDDVFINMIKAGEEGGVLEETLEKLASYYENLNRTNQQVKSAMVYPTFILGFAVIVVVVISVFILPKLFNVFGTIPTGGIISFLISVNKVVTGNPFMVAFVIISLLVGMFLFLRTEPGKKTKEFFGRLFPPIRKLQEKITYERFCRTFGVLIASGVSIIDSLEMAAKASNNLKFIMKIKNVSEKVKSGSTLKQALKSEKVFPQIIYEMIGTGEETGKLDTIMEKVADFFDEQIQQDTKKLLSMLEPLMIAFVGLFIAFLAYAMYSTIFQMQSTFGG, from the coding sequence TTGAAATTTGCTTATAAAGCCTACGATAAAGAAATGAAAAAGGTAAGAGGGGAAATTGAAGCATACAACATTCAGGAAGCTTTATCAAAGCTAAAATCTAGTGGTTACATAGTTATAGATGTTAAAGAAGCTAGTAAAGTAAAGAAATTTAATTTTAATATATTTAGTATAAGATTAAAAGATATAGTTTTTTTTACAAGGCAATTAGAAACTATGGTAAAAGCCGGATTAAGGTTAAGAGAGGCAATTTATATTTTGTCAAACCAAGAGATATTTTCAAAAAGGTTCAGGAGTATTTTAGTTAATATAGTTAGTGAATTAGATGTGGGAACGTCTCTTTCAGAAGCGTTTAAAAAGCAAAAAGTTTTTGATGACGTATTTATCAATATGATTAAAGCCGGAGAAGAAGGTGGTGTTTTAGAGGAAACTCTTGAAAAATTAGCTAGTTATTATGAAAATTTAAATAGAACAAATCAACAGGTAAAATCCGCTATGGTTTATCCTACGTTTATTTTAGGATTTGCTGTTATAGTTGTTGTAGTAATAAGTGTTTTTATCTTGCCAAAGCTTTTCAATGTGTTTGGAACTATACCAACAGGGGGTATAATTTCCTTTTTAATTAGTGTCAATAAAGTTGTGACAGGTAATCCATTTATGGTAGCTTTTGTTATAATTTCTTTATTAGTTGGAATGTTTTTATTTTTAAGAACAGAACCGGGTAAAAAAACGAAAGAATTTTTCGGAAGATTATTTCCACCGATTAGGAAATTGCAGGAGAAAATTACATATGAAAGATTTTGTAGAACATTTGGAGTTTTAATTGCAAGTGGTGTTTCAATAATAGATTCATTGGAGATGGCAGCAAAAGCTTCAAATAATTTAAAGTTTATTATGAAAATAAAAAATGTTTCTGAAAAAGTAAAAAGTGGAAGTACTTTAAAGCAAGCTTTGAAAAGTGAAAAAGTTTTTCCTCAGATTATTTATGAAATGATTGGTACTGGAGAGGAAACAGGTAAGTTAGACACGATTATGGAAAAAGTGGCGGACTTTTTTGATGAGCAAATTCAACAGGATACAAAAAAACTTTTATCAATGCTTGAACCTTTAATGATTGCTTTTGTAGGTTTGTTTATTGCATTTTTAGCTTATGCAATGTATTCTACTATTTTTCAAATGCAATCTACTTTTGGTGGTTAA
- a CDS encoding type II secretion system protein: MTYIEVLMVIAISLIVFSVSIFSLFSILDKVMLEEELFKTIVYCGLWKSNADMIEYNADTVKIYYSLFTKNEILIRKKIYFGDYFEDNNLRIIPRKSVTSGTFGSFKIEPISFDVSVK, translated from the coding sequence ATGACATATATTGAGGTTTTAATGGTTATTGCAATTTCGTTAATAGTTTTTTCTGTTTCAATTTTTTCGTTGTTTTCGATTCTTGATAAAGTTATGCTAGAAGAAGAATTATTTAAAACGATTGTATATTGTGGATTGTGGAAATCTAATGCTGATATGATTGAGTATAATGCTGATACTGTCAAAATTTATTACTCGTTATTTACAAAGAATGAAATACTAATAAGGAAGAAGATATATTTTGGAGATTATTTTGAAGATAATAACTTGAGAATTATTCCAAGAAAAAGTGTTACTTCAGGAACTTTTGGGAGTTTTAAGATTGAACCTATTTCATTTGATGTATCTGTAAAATAA